One genomic window of Arachis hypogaea cultivar Tifrunner chromosome 8, arahy.Tifrunner.gnm2.J5K5, whole genome shotgun sequence includes the following:
- the LOC112706556 gene encoding disease resistance protein RPV1: MGGVGKTTLATAVFNRLCDGFEGFCFLNNVRERAEKYGIDHLKKELLSKLLKEEDASPFVTPGGITNFAKKRLSRTKVLVVLDDVNDSDQMEDLCGGHTWFGASSRIIVTTRDKHVLVKADADHIHEVETLNSDDSLRLFSLNAFKQNCTIEAEQVELSKRVLNYCKGLPLALKILGSFLKGKTQREWESELLKLEKMPDEKIQSILRLSYNELDRNDRNIFLHLACFFYTNTEEELIQSVLDSCGYATTIGLTNLHNKALISVSNGYVSMHDLIREMGREIVREESLNDPGKRSRLWDPQDICKVLKDNKGTDAIESIELNMSEIDRMSLHPETFERMAGLKLVRFHAADSKNKLYAPEGIRSMSNELRYFHWDEFPLKSLPPSLSVERMVEIIMPNSGLQKLWEGEQNLVNLRKVDLDGSSSLMELPDLSKASNLREVSISGCKSLCQVPPSAVCSQKLKYLNVSNCESLESIAELPASVVCVIARDCRSLHTVSVSALDSVAEEAIQQQQFEDITFNFSNCYKLEENAKNSIMEHAYGRLKRPLAAAPTCATTAWLDKEDKHPYRYLSGKQHNHPKLNVLSGADPGWFRYINPQNGAVTLDVAPGDSLLGFIFWVVFPAYSGSYQVSATSVSYTYCVEVRNGPSFSYDGHWMPDEDIWLNDYYFWYDGQCCIDMIKVMEENTNTNNNNIQLKVSFKFFYNRLILSQPIEEDDDKEVEYWGVHPIYASDVRGGMSMESVNDVNLNMNVPSIEEGNGGSIDDSDEDDEGSERGGVSELIALMHGGKRLHRCSPWAIKINLVRKGKKLVSDLGKILGKN, translated from the exons ATGGGCGGTGTTGGTAAGACAACTCTTGCGACTGCAGTTTTCAATAGATTGTGTGATGGATTTGAAGGATTTTGCTTTTTGAACAATGTAAGAGAAAGAGCTGAGAAATATGGTatagatcatttgaagaaagaaCTTCTTTCCAAGCTGCTAAAGGAAGAAGATGCAAGTCCCTTTGTCACGCCCGGTGGGATAACTAATTTTGCCAAGAAAAGACTTAGTCGAACAAaggttcttgttgttcttgatgATGTCAATGATTCAGACCAAATGGAAGATTTATGTGGAGGACACACATGGTTTGGGGCAAGTAGCAGAATCATAGTGACAACAAGAGACAAGCATGTGCTTGTTAAGGCGGATGCTGATCATATACATGAAGTTGAGACATTGAATTCTGATGATTCTCTTCGGCTTTTCAGCCTGAATGCCTTCAAGCAAAACTGCACTATAGAAGCAGAACAAGTTGAGTTGTCCAAAAGAGTGCTTAACTATTGCAAAGGCCTCCCTTTAGCATTGAAAATCTTGGGTTCCTTTCTTAAAGGAAAAACTCAACGAGAGTGGGAAAGTGAACTGCTCAAACTTGAAAAGATGCCTGATGAAAAAATCCAAAGTATATTGCGATTGAGTTATAATGAACTGGATCGTAATGATCGGAACATCTTTTTGCATCTTGCATGTTTCTTTTATACAAATACAGAAGAAGAGCTGATACAATCTGTTCTTGATTCCTGCGGATACGCAACAACTATCGGGTTGACAAATCTTCATAATAAAGCTCTTATTTCCGTTTCAAATGGTTATGTGTCCATGCATGACTTAATTCGAGAAATGGGCCGTGAAATTGTTCGCGAAGAATCTCTAAATGATCCAGGAAAACGCAGTAGACTGTGGGATCCTCAGGATATCTGTAAAGTATTGAAAGACAATAAG GGAACGGATGCTATTGAAAGTATCGAATTAAACATGTCGGAAATTGACCGGATGAGCTTGCACCCTGAGACATTTGAAAGAATGGCTGGACTGAAGCTTGTTAGATTTCATGCAGCCGATTCCAAAAACAAGTTGTATGCTCCAGAGGGTATTAGATCTATGTCGAACGAGTTAAGGTATTTTCATTGGGATGAGTTTCCTTTGAAATCTTTGCCGCCTTCTTTAAGTGTTGAGAGAATGGTTGAAATCATAATGCCCAACAGTGGATTGCAAAAGCTTTGGGAAGGTGAACAG AATCTTGTAAATCTAAGGAAAGTGGATCTAGATGGTTCGTCAAGCCTAATGGAGCTCCCAGATTTATCAAAAGCTTCAAATCTTAGAGAAGTGAGTATCTCTGGTTGCAAGAGTCTGTGTCAAGTTCCTCCATCTGCTGTATGTTCCCAGAAGCTGAAATACCTGAACGTGAGCAACTGTGAGAGTCTTGAGTCCATAGCAGAGCTTCCAGCATCGGTTGTGTGCGTAATTGCTCGCGACTGCCGCTCCTTACACACTGTATCTGTATCTGCTTTGGATTCTGTGGCTGAAGAGGCAATCCAGCAGCAGCAATTTGAGGATATAACCTTCAATTTCAGCAATTGCTACAAATTGGAAGAGAATGCAAAAAACAGCATTATGGAACATGCCTATGGAAGACTAAAGCGACCACTAGCAGCAGCACCGACATGTGCTACAACAGCATGGCTGGATAAGGAGGATAAGCACCCGTATCGTTATCTGTCAGGCAAGCAGCACAATCATCCCAAGTTAAATGTGTTGTCAGGTGCAGACCCGGGATGGTTCAGATATATAAACCCACAGAACGGGGCCGTCACTCTTGATGTTGCCCCAGGTGATAGCTTGTTGGGTTTCATCTTTTGGGTCGTTTTTCCTGCATACTCTGGGAGTTACCAAGTGAGCGCCACTTCAGTGTCATATACGTATTGCGTTGAAGTGAGGAATGGCCCAAGTTTCAGTTATGATGGGCATTGGATGCCAGATGAGGATATATGGCTTAACGATTACTATTTTTGGTACGACGGGCAATGCTGCATTGACATGATCAAGGTAATGGAAGAAAACAccaacactaataataataatattcaactCAAGGTTTCATTCAAGTTCTTCTACAATCGTCTTATTTTGAGTCAGCCTATTGAGGAAGATGATGACAAAGAAGTAGAATATTGGGGTGTGCACCCAATATATGCCTCAGATGTTCGTGGTGGCATGAGCATGGAGTCGGTAAATGATGTAAATCTTAATATGAATGTACCGTCTATTGAGGAAGGTAATGGTGGTTCCATAGATGACTCAGATGAAGACGACGAAGGTAGTGAAAGAGGTGGTGTTTCGGAGTTGATTGCACTCATGCATGGTGGTAAGAGACTCCATAGATGCAGTCCTtgggcaataaaaataaatttagtaaGGAAAGGCAAAAAATTAGTGAGCGATCTCGGCAAAATATTAggcaaaaactaa
- the LOC112705132 gene encoding putative disease resistance RPP13-like protein 1 — protein sequence MAEDLLQQPKSGSILEVGYKYFNDLAARSFFQPLKNAYKKSFVMPYLMHDIARFYGEKFFVRTFEVENVGKHDAKTRHLSYDLGDNDSVSKISEACDSLRHARTLLKIKKYREHKEGIDTCHLLAQLKHLRVLSFASFKIDILPDSIGELIHLRYLNLSNTLVVSLPESLNSLYNLQTLKLANCKELKTLPSNMQNLVKLRHLDISHTYLVDMPKKMSNLKDLQFLSDYTAGKHEENGIGELGELANLHGSLSLAKLENVENGGEASSARMDEKIHQNALNLEWSRSLFKDREFWNSGSERDVLDKLRPHKDLKVLFIKGYRGSMFPDWVGHSSYYNITKLELRRCRNCMMLPSLGQLPALTRSEISHCDMVNMIGGEFYKGDATHHPKTPFRSLKYLSFSDMSYWGEWESYECDDAPFPQLEELWIHKCPILRGDLPTFLPSLKSLHIVRCEELGYYLPRAPILRELTIDGKQKARMRDLPLSMLERLLVNGEQQVEYVIEAMTHTQPTSLIHLQISECSSAISFPGDSLPPSLEELSIEDCKNVEFPMQHQQHQSLRSLRIDNSCNSLTSLALPAFTNLKYLRIASRKDLTSLEVSQSQSLEYLSISECPKLGKIIRLPGSLRELSISNCPLLGEGIGRKDPPHLAFHFPHP from the coding sequence ATGGCTGAAGATCTTTTGCAACAACCAAAGAGTGGAAGCATTTTAGAAGTTGGTTATAAATACTTCAATGATTTAGCTGCACGATCATTCTTTCAACCTTTAAAGAATGCTTATAAAAAATCATTTGTGATGCCCTATCTCATGCATGATATAGCGAGATTCTATGGTGAAAAGTTCTTTGTTAGAACCTTTGAAGTCGAGAATGTAGGCAAACATGATGCTAAAACTCGTCATTTGTCATATGATCTCGGTGACAATGACTCTGTCTCAAAGATCTCAGAAGCATGTGATAGTTTACGTCATGCAAGGACTCTGTTGAAAATCAAGAAATACCGTGAACACAAAGAGGGAATTGATACTTGTCACTTACTAGCACAGTTGAAGCACTTACGTGTTTTGTCATTTGCATCGTTTAAAATTGATATATTGCCTGATTCAATTGGTGAATTGATCCACTTGCGCTATTTGAATCTCTCTAACACACTTGTCGTGTCATTGCCCGAGTCCTTGAATTCTTTGTACAATTTACAAACATTGAAGTTGGCAAACTGTAAAGAACTTAAAACGCTTCCCTCCAACATGCAAAATCTTGTGAAATTGCGTCATCTTGATATTTCCCACACTTATTTGGTAGATATGCCAAAAAAGATGAGCAACTTAAAAGATTTGCAATTTTTAAGTGACTATACTGCGGGCAAACATGAAGAGAATGGGATTGGAGAATTGGGAGAGCTAGCAAATCTTCATGGCTCATTGTCGCTTGCAAAATTAGAGAATGTTGAGAATGGTGGTGAAGCATCAAGTGCAAGAATGGATGAGAAAATACACCAGAATGCTTTAAATTTGGAGTGGTCAAGGTCATTATTTAAAGATAGAGAGTTTTGGAATTCCGGAAGTGAAAGAGATGTACTTGACAAATTACGTCCTCACAAAGACTTGAAGGTGCTATTCATCAAGGGTTACAGAGGTAGCATGTTTCCGGATTGGGTAGGGCACTCTTCGTACTACAACATTACTAAGTTGGAGCTGAGGCGATGCAGGAATTGTATGATGCTTCCTTCACTTGGACAGTTACCCGCTCTAACGAGATCGGAGATTTCACATTGTGATATGGTGAATATGATTGGTGGTGAATTCTATAAGGGTGATGCAACTCATCATCCAAAGACACCCTTCCGATCCCTTAAATATCTCTCATTCTCTGATATGAGTTACTGGGGGGAATGGGAgtcatatgaatgtgatgatgcaCCATTTCCTCAACTTGAGGAACTTTGGATACATAAATGTCCTATATTAAGAGGAGATTTGCCCACTTTCCTTCCGTCTTTGAAATCACTCCACATTGTTAGATGCGAGGAGCTTGGTTATTATCTGCCAAGAGCTCCCATCCTACGCGAATTAACAATAGATGGCAAACAGAAAGCAAGAATGCGGGACCTACCACTTTCCATGTTGGAGAGACTATTGGTTAATGGAGAGCAGCAGGTGGagtatgtgattgaggccatgaCCCACACCCAACCAACCTCTCTCATACACCTACAGATCTCAGAGTGCTCATCAGCCATATCATTTCCAGGGGATTCTTTGCCCCCTTCATTGGAAGAGCTATCAATTGAggattgcaagaatgtagaattCCCAATGCAACACCAACAACATCAGTCACTAAGGAGTCTTAGAATAGACAACAGCTGCAATTCACTTACATCCTTGGCATTGCCAGCGTTCACAAATCTCAAGTATCTCAGAATCGCAAGCCGTAAAGATTTGACATCTCTGGAGGTGTCACAGTCACAGTCCCTTGAATACTTATCAATTTCAGAGTGCCCTAAGCTGGGGAAGATAATAAGGCTGCCTGGCTCTTTAAGGGAACTCTCCATCAGTAACTGTCCGTTGTTGGGTGAAGGCATAGGGAGGAAGGACCCCCCACATTTGGCCTTCCATTTCCCACATCCCTAA
- the LOC112705133 gene encoding disease resistance protein RML1A-like: MGREVVREESPNDPGKRSRLWDSTDIYKVLKYDTGTETIESITLDMSKIDMLSLHPQIFARMYKLKFLNVHSWDGEHRLCAPHGIESLSDELRFFQWEDYPSKSLPLSFCAENLVEIIMPSSQLEKLWEGVQNLVNLKLVDLNYSSHLVELPDFSKAPNLEEVNVSNCKSLQQVPQSVLSSQKLGYLFLNDCNELRSFQHNIHHQSLKTLSFHSCIGLREFSLTQLNHGTDKLVLSAPLERLKLDYCSNLSLLPDNISMLSSLKDLSMCHSSVRSLPESIKHLSRLKYLNLSNCEKLQSIPELPLSILVLIAVNCTSLHTVFMAEPIKEENFGYKTFAFTNCVKLEKATIQAIMANAYVRIQQAANAWLPTAQRNEYYYANFDNNYELRVHVCLPGSQVPGWFSYRTTETCMTVELVLLASSISMFRGFIFCAVLPPREEKGLGSESLKCSYFIETSDGPSVRDQSSWVIYDRAVDKESDNVYMWYDRQCCIDMMRRTKQDKVSDEDNVHKYKVLFDFHYSLNSTGIKECGVHPIYVSDTKSKRRPEITQVDENQGDLELEEPLSSTNRNFKMEYFSSRELSATQLSSKDDQEQNGKITPFQFMYRRRVKKKIKE; the protein is encoded by the exons ATGGGACGTGAAGTAGTTCGTGAAGAGTCTCCCAATGATCCAGGAAAGCGCAGTAGATTATGGGATTCTACTGATATCTATAAAGTATTGAAATATGACACG GGAACTGAAACTATTGAAAGCATAACATTAGACATGTCAAAAATTGACATGCTAAGCTTGCATCCTCAGATATTTGCAAGAATGTACAAGCTCAAGTTTTTAAATGTTCATTCATGGGATGGTGAGCATAGGCTCTGTGCTCCTCATGGTATTGAATCCTTGTCAGATGAGCTGAGATTTTTTCAATGGGAAGACTACCCTTCGAAATCTTTACCATTGTCTTTTTGTGCGGAAAATCTTGTGGAAATTATAATGCCGTCTAGTCAGTTGGAGAAGCTTTGGGAAGGTGTCCAG AATCTTGTAAATCTGAAGCTAGTAGATCTTAATTATTCATCACACCTAGTCGAGCTCCCAGATTTCTCCAAGGCCCCAAATCTTGAAGAAGTAAATGTTTCCAACTGCAAGAGTCTGCAGCAAGTTCCCCAATCTGTTTTGTCTTCTCAAAAGCTGGGTTATCTCTTTCTAAATGATTGTAATGAACTAAGAAGTTTCCAGCACAACATTCATCATCAATCTCTTAAGACACTCTCCTTCCATAGCTGCATTGGTCTCAGAGAGTTCTCGTTGACACAGCTTAACCACGGCACAGACAAATTGGTGTTATCAGCTCCGCTTGAACGGCTAAAACTGGATTACTGTTCCAACCTTTCTCTGCTGCCAGACAATATAAGCATGCTTTCATCATTGAAGGACTTATCAATGTGTCACAGCAGTGTGAGAAGCTTGCCCGAAAGCATTAAGCATCTGTCACGGCTGAAATACCTCAACTTGAGTAATTGCGAGAAGCTTCAATCAATACCAGAGCTTCCATTGTCCATTTTGGTTTTAATTGCTGTTAACTGCACATCATTACATACTGTTTTCATGGCTGAACCAATCAAAGAAGAGAATTTCGGATATAAAACATTTGCATTTACCAATTGTGTTAAGTTGGAGAAGGCTACAATCCAGGCCATTATGGCAAACGCCTATGTCAGAATACAGCAAGCAGCAAACGCATGGCTACCAACAGCACAGAGGAATGAGTACTATTATGCAAACTTTGATAATAATTATGAACTCAGGGTTCATGTTTGCTTACCAGGAAGCCAAGTTCCAGGATGGTTCAGCTATAGAACAACCGAAACTTGCATGACTGTTGAACTTGTCCTACTTGCTTCTAGTATCAGTATGTTCCGAGGTTTCATCTTCTGTGCTGTTCTTCCTCCTAGAGAGGAAAAAGGCTTAGGCTCGGAAAGTTTGAAATGTTCTTACTTCATTGAAACGAGTGATGGTCCAAGCGTGCGTGATCAGAGTTCGTGGGTGATATATGACCGTGCAGTTGATAAGGAATCTGACAATGTGTATATGTGGTATGATAGGCAATGCTGCATTGATATGATGAGGAGAACGAAACAAGACAAAGTAAGTGATGAAGATAATGTTCATAAGTACAAGGTATTATTTGATTTCCATTACTCCCTTAATTCCACAGGAATAAAAGAGTGTGGTGTCCATCCAATATATGTCTCGGATACTAAATCCAAGAGAAGACCAGAGATAACTCAAGTTGATGAGAACCAAGGTGATCTAGAGCTGGAAGAACCACTTTCTTCCACAAATAGGAACTTTAAAATGGAATACTTTTCTTCAAGGGAGCTTTCTGCTACACAGCTCAGCAGCAAGGATGATCAAGAGCAGAATGGGAAAATTACTCCTTTTCAATTCATGTATAGGAGGAgagtgaagaagaaaataaaggaatGA
- the LOC140173148 gene encoding disease resistance protein RPV1-like — protein MGGIGKTTLASFVFNRVCHEFEGLCFLDNVREKVQKYGINHLKKELVSKLLDIKDVEKDVVSFIMPIGITDFAKRRLRRRKVLLVLDDVSDSKQLEDLCGGHDWFGLTSRIMVTTRDKHVLNRADHIHEVKALNQDESLELFKLNAMKQNYMDTEQVEQSMRVLNYAKGIPLALKVMGSFLCGKSKQEWKSQLLKLEKMPHVEIQNILRLSYYELDRHDRNIFLYLACFFKTVSEEQQ, from the exons ATGGGTGGTATTGGAAAGACAACTCTTGCtagttttgttttcaataggGTATGTCATGAATTTGAAGGACTCTGCTTTTTAGACAATGTAAGAGaaaaagtccagaaatatggcATAAATCATTTGAAGAAAGAACTTGTATCTAAGCTGCTGGACATTAAAGATGTAGAAAAAGATGTAGTCTCTTTCATCATGCCTATTGGGATAACTGATTTTGCCAAGAGAAGACTCCGTCGCAGAAAAGTTCTTCTTGTTCTTGATGATGTGAGTGATTCTAAGCAACTGGAAGATTTATGTGGAGGACATGATTGGTTTGGGTTAACTAGTAGAATCATGGTGACAACTAGAGATAAACATGTGCTGAATAGAGCCGATCATATTCATGAGGTTAAGGCATTAAATCAGGATGAGTCTCTTGAGCTTTTTAAGTTGAATGCCATGAAACAAAACTACATGGACACAGAGCAAGTTGAGCAATCCATGAGGGTTCTTAACTATGCGAAAGGAATTCCATTAGCCTTAAAAGTTATGGGTTCCTTTCTCTGTGGAAAAAGTAAGCAGGAGTGGAAAAGTCAGCTTCTTAAACTTGAAAAAATGCCTCATGTagaaattcaaaatatattgagATTGAGCTATTACGAACTAGATCGTCATGATCGGAATATTTTTCTATACCTTGCATGTTTCTTCAAGACAGTTTCAGAAGAGCAG CAGTGA
- the LOC140173138 gene encoding putative disease resistance protein At4g11170 — protein sequence MASLSSLSVVSESKYDIFVSFRGVDTRRGFLSHLIKALNQKQIEIYVDYKLREGTQISHSLLTAIEESEISLIIFSQDYASSKWCLDELVKIMKCRKEKGQTAIPIFYDVDPSCVRHQRGSYVDALSGHRKTSSAAQLLMWKEALNEAANLSGLHSSNFGSDAALIDEIVKRVLQRLNEKCQGDLQGLVGMYEPITELESLLCKE from the exons ATGGCTTCGTTGTCTTCTCTGTCCGTTGTTTCTGAAAGCAAATATGATATCTTCGTTAGCTTCAGGGGCGTAGATACCAGACGTGGTTTTCTTAGCCATCTGATTAAGGCTTTAAACCAAAAACAGATTGAGATCTATGTAGACTATAAGCTCAGAGAAGGAACCCAAATATCACACTCACTCCTTACAGCCATTGAAGAATCAGAGATTTCCTTGATTATATTCTCCCAAGATTATGCTTCATCCAAGTGGTGCTTGGATGAACTCGTTAAAATAATGAAGTGCAGGAAAGAGAAAGGTCAAACAGCAATACCTATATTTTATGATGTAGATCCATCTTGTGTGCGACATCAAAGGGGAAGTTATGTCGATGCACTTTCCGGCCATCGGAAAACGTCATCGGCGGCGCAGTTGCTAATGTGGAAAGAAGCTCTCAACGAGGCTGCCAATTTGTCTGGACTGCATTCATCCAACTTTGG GAGTGATGCTGCTCTTATTGACGAAATTGTCAAACGCGTGTTACAAAGGTTGAATGAAAAGTGCCAAGGAGATTTACAAGGACTTGTCGGAATGTATGAACCAATTACAGAGCTAGAATCATTATTGTGCAAGGAATGA